The Cellulomonas sp. P24 genome contains a region encoding:
- a CDS encoding LacI family DNA-binding transcriptional regulator yields the protein MGRTRVTLADVARAAGVSPTTASLVLSGRGDELRISSTVQQRVREASDTLGYRPNIVSIGLRNGSSRTLGFVSDTVATSQLAGDMIRGALETARAHGFMLFIGETEGDPKLERRLLDAMLDRQVDGIILASMFTRTRPVPSGLDQVPAILLNALPQQRNASICAVIPDELAAGRAAAQLLLDAGHRSIHLVGAGPGADDVPPGTVAGVERLAGIRETLHGAGLELASGHLLTEWLPPDGWRATRRIIDEWGAGHAIITLNDRLAFGAYQALQEAGLSVPGDASIVSFDDNTLADWLRPGLTTFAIPHHDLGRRAVELLVGSITADDASPACESAVHRVSMPLRLRGSVLARS from the coding sequence TTGGGTCGAACGAGAGTGACTCTCGCGGACGTCGCGCGAGCCGCCGGGGTCTCGCCGACCACGGCCTCGCTGGTGCTGTCCGGGCGCGGCGACGAGCTGCGCATCTCCTCGACGGTCCAGCAACGGGTCCGCGAGGCCTCCGACACCCTCGGCTACCGGCCCAACATCGTCTCGATCGGGCTGCGGAACGGGTCGAGCCGCACCCTGGGCTTCGTCTCCGACACGGTGGCCACGTCCCAGCTCGCCGGCGACATGATCCGCGGCGCCCTCGAGACCGCACGCGCCCATGGGTTCATGCTCTTCATCGGTGAGACCGAGGGAGACCCGAAGCTCGAACGGCGCCTCCTCGACGCGATGCTCGACCGTCAGGTGGACGGCATCATCCTGGCCTCGATGTTCACCCGGACCCGGCCCGTGCCGTCGGGCCTCGACCAGGTCCCTGCGATCCTGCTCAACGCCCTGCCGCAGCAGCGCAACGCGTCGATCTGCGCCGTCATCCCGGACGAGCTCGCCGCCGGGCGCGCAGCGGCGCAGCTCCTCCTCGACGCCGGGCACCGCTCGATCCACCTCGTCGGCGCCGGGCCGGGTGCCGACGACGTCCCGCCCGGGACCGTCGCGGGCGTCGAGCGCCTTGCCGGGATCCGCGAGACGCTCCACGGCGCCGGGCTCGAGCTGGCGAGCGGTCACCTGCTCACCGAGTGGTTGCCACCGGACGGCTGGCGCGCCACCCGGCGCATCATCGACGAGTGGGGGGCGGGCCACGCGATCATCACGCTCAACGACCGCCTCGCCTTCGGCGCCTACCAGGCGCTCCAGGAGGCGGGGCTCTCGGTGCCCGGCGACGCGTCGATCGTCTCGTTCGACGACAACACGCTCGCCGACTGGCTGCGCCCGGGTCTGACCACGTTCGCGATACCCCACCACGATCTCGGTCGGCGGGCCGTCGAGCTGCTCGTCGGGAGCATCACGGCCGATGACGCGTCGCCGGCGTGCGAGTCCGCCGTGCACCGCGTGAGCATGCCGCTGCGCCTGCGGGGGTCCGTCCTGGCGCGGTCGTAG
- a CDS encoding oleate hydratase yields MNSLLVDVPGDYVKKPMRERAGEEITQEWLHRLGVPVADIPELAANGARCVPVMMPHVTSFFVPRKVGDRPDVVPAGAVILAFLGPFAESTRDTILTIEHSVSTGMEAAYQLLGVDRGVPEVVSSTYDVRTILAALARLHDGTEIERRGSALVRHLLKKRITDTEISELLTEYGLMS; encoded by the coding sequence GTGAACTCGCTGCTCGTCGACGTCCCCGGCGACTACGTGAAGAAGCCGATGCGGGAGCGCGCCGGCGAGGAGATCACCCAGGAGTGGCTCCACCGCCTCGGTGTCCCCGTGGCCGACATCCCCGAGCTGGCTGCGAACGGCGCCCGGTGCGTGCCCGTGATGATGCCGCACGTCACGTCGTTCTTCGTGCCCCGGAAGGTGGGCGACCGGCCCGACGTCGTCCCGGCCGGTGCCGTCATTCTCGCGTTCCTCGGGCCGTTCGCCGAGTCCACCCGGGACACGATCCTCACCATCGAGCACTCGGTCAGCACCGGGATGGAGGCCGCCTACCAGCTGCTCGGCGTCGACCGTGGCGTGCCGGAGGTCGTCAGCTCCACCTACGACGTGCGCACGATCCTGGCCGCCCTGGCCCGGCTGCATGACGGCACGGAGATCGAGCGGCGTGGTTCGGCCCTGGTCCGCCACCTCCTGAAGAAGCGGATCACGGACACCGAGATCAGCGAGCTGCTCACGGAGTACGGCCTGATGTCCTGA
- a CDS encoding SDR family oxidoreductase — MPTIAIVGAGPGLGAAVARRFGAEGFSIALISRDQVKLDGLAAELREGGVLARGYAADVLDPASLEAALARAADELGPVAVLQYSPLPSREYLRPVLEMTPELALEALRFSALGLVHAVRSVLPAMRTAGDGSIILVNGGTSVKARSDFAGTSIAFPAESAYGEMLHDALEGEGIRVVQLVIPGGIPKLRLENGIDDVAERIWELHGARGPFRTMLIPLEDGRE, encoded by the coding sequence ATGCCCACCATCGCGATCGTCGGAGCGGGACCGGGCCTCGGGGCTGCCGTCGCGCGCAGGTTCGGCGCCGAGGGCTTCTCGATCGCACTGATCTCTCGGGACCAGGTGAAGCTGGACGGACTGGCGGCCGAGCTCCGAGAGGGTGGTGTGCTCGCCCGCGGCTACGCGGCGGACGTCCTGGACCCTGCCTCTCTCGAGGCCGCCCTCGCGCGTGCCGCGGACGAGCTCGGGCCCGTCGCCGTGCTGCAGTACAGCCCGTTGCCCTCGCGGGAGTACCTCAGGCCGGTGCTCGAGATGACGCCCGAGCTGGCGCTGGAGGCGCTGCGCTTCTCGGCCCTGGGTCTCGTCCACGCGGTTCGTTCGGTGCTGCCGGCGATGCGCACGGCGGGCGACGGCAGCATCATCCTCGTCAACGGCGGCACGTCCGTGAAGGCACGGAGCGACTTCGCGGGAACGTCGATCGCGTTCCCTGCCGAGAGCGCGTACGGCGAGATGCTCCACGACGCACTCGAGGGCGAGGGCATCCGCGTCGTCCAGCTCGTCATCCCGGGCGGCATCCCGAAGCTCCGCCTCGAGAACGGCATCGACGACGTGGCTGAGCGCATCTGGGAGCTCCACGGTGCGCGGGGCCCGTTCCGGACGATGCTCATCCCGCTGGAGGACGGCCGGGAGTAA
- a CDS encoding response regulator transcription factor, producing the protein MSRPLRIVLAEDSVLLREGLVRLLEEAGHSVVAAVDDALALVPAVLEHRPDVAVVDVRMPPTFTDDGLRAAVEARSVLGGLGVLVLSQYVEESYARDLLADGRGGVGYLLKDRIQDLEALEDALDRVASGGSVIDPEVVAQLFARRRTADPIESLTPRERAVLALMAEGRSNAGIARQLVVSAGAVEKHIRSVLMKLDLPPAEEDHRRVLAVLAWLDA; encoded by the coding sequence ATGAGCCGCCCGCTGCGGATCGTCCTGGCTGAAGACTCCGTCTTGCTGCGCGAAGGGCTGGTCCGTCTCCTGGAGGAGGCCGGACACTCCGTCGTCGCAGCGGTCGACGACGCCCTCGCCCTGGTGCCGGCCGTCCTGGAGCACCGGCCCGACGTCGCGGTGGTGGACGTGCGGATGCCGCCGACCTTCACCGACGACGGACTCCGGGCTGCGGTCGAGGCCCGCAGCGTCCTGGGTGGCCTGGGCGTCCTCGTCCTCTCCCAGTACGTCGAGGAGTCCTACGCGCGCGACCTTCTCGCGGACGGCCGAGGCGGCGTGGGGTATCTGCTGAAGGACCGGATCCAGGATCTCGAGGCGCTCGAGGACGCCCTCGATCGTGTGGCGAGCGGCGGCTCCGTGATCGACCCGGAGGTGGTCGCGCAGCTCTTCGCGCGGCGTCGCACCGCCGATCCGATCGAGTCGCTGACCCCGCGCGAGCGGGCGGTCCTCGCACTCATGGCTGAGGGTCGGTCCAACGCGGGGATCGCCCGCCAGCTCGTGGTGAGCGCCGGCGCGGTCGAGAAGCACATCCGGAGCGTCCTGATGAAGCTCGACCTGCCGCCGGCGGAGGAGGACCACCGCCGGGTGCTGGCCGTCCTCGCCTGGCTCGACGCGTGA
- a CDS encoding sensor histidine kinase translates to MRENLAMPASLVGADQPIAGRASDVVARLLRDTAYVLVSLPWAIVSFTVLVTGLSLAVGLLITLIGVPVAVATLAAAGGLAAGERWRLAVRGTPLAPVSRRGRAERERGLRGMISPLAERDRWAEVLHGISVLPLAIVTWSVVVVWWVGALAGLTYWAWSPLLPVSTNAADTTLPELLNLPVSDSVFNLLVGVVFAATLVPVVRGCANLHEAWARTLLSGTSRRALAERVEDLTVRRDAAASAEAQSLRRFERDIHDGPQQRLVRLGMDLSVAERRLDDDPAAARELLGQARAQAAEALAELRALSRGIAPPILADRGLEAALAAIAARSSAPTILEIDLGEGGRPTAAVENAAYFVVCEALTNTAKHAAASSIVIRLSARPDGDGARMLRVEIEDDGVGGADLAKGHGLAGLSDRVSGLDGTLTVHSPVGGPTRVVAELPC, encoded by the coding sequence ATGAGAGAGAACCTGGCAATGCCTGCCTCGCTTGTCGGTGCGGACCAGCCCATCGCGGGCCGGGCGTCGGACGTGGTGGCACGTCTCCTTCGCGACACGGCCTACGTGCTGGTGTCCCTGCCCTGGGCGATCGTCTCGTTCACGGTCCTGGTCACGGGGTTGTCACTGGCCGTGGGACTGCTCATCACGCTGATCGGCGTTCCCGTCGCGGTGGCGACGCTCGCGGCTGCCGGGGGACTCGCCGCAGGTGAGCGGTGGCGCCTCGCGGTCCGTGGCACGCCGCTGGCGCCGGTGTCGCGGCGCGGGCGCGCCGAGCGCGAGCGCGGGTTGCGGGGGATGATCTCGCCGCTGGCCGAGCGGGACCGGTGGGCCGAGGTCCTGCACGGCATCTCGGTGCTCCCGCTGGCGATCGTGACGTGGTCCGTCGTGGTCGTCTGGTGGGTCGGCGCGCTCGCGGGGCTGACGTACTGGGCGTGGTCGCCGCTGCTCCCGGTCTCGACGAACGCGGCCGACACGACTCTCCCTGAGCTGCTGAACCTGCCGGTCTCCGACTCGGTGTTCAACCTCTTGGTCGGCGTCGTCTTCGCCGCGACGCTCGTCCCGGTGGTGCGTGGTTGCGCGAACCTGCACGAGGCGTGGGCCCGGACCCTGCTCTCCGGGACGTCCCGCCGAGCGCTCGCGGAGCGCGTCGAGGACCTGACCGTGCGGCGGGACGCGGCCGCGTCCGCCGAGGCGCAGTCGCTGCGCCGGTTCGAGCGCGACATCCATGACGGACCCCAGCAGCGGCTCGTCAGGTTGGGGATGGACCTGTCAGTCGCCGAACGTCGTCTGGACGACGACCCTGCGGCGGCGCGCGAGCTCCTCGGCCAGGCGCGTGCCCAGGCGGCGGAGGCCCTCGCCGAGCTCAGGGCGTTGTCCCGCGGCATCGCCCCGCCGATCCTGGCGGATCGCGGGCTCGAGGCCGCGCTGGCGGCGATCGCGGCCCGTTCCTCGGCGCCGACCATCCTGGAGATCGACCTCGGTGAGGGTGGGCGTCCGACGGCCGCGGTCGAGAACGCCGCGTACTTCGTGGTCTGCGAGGCCCTGACGAACACGGCGAAGCACGCCGCCGCGTCGTCGATCGTCATCCGGCTGAGCGCTCGCCCGGACGGCGATGGTGCGAGGATGCTGCGCGTGGAGATCGAGGACGACGGCGTGGGCGGTGCGGACCTCGCGAAAGGCCACGGGCTCGCCGGTCTGTCCGACCGGGTGTCCGGTCTCGACGGCACCCTGACGGTCCACAGCCCGGTGGGTGGCCCGACGCGCGTCGTCGCGGAGCTTCCGTGCTGA
- a CDS encoding GH36-type glycosyl hydrolase domain-containing protein: MSVTTVRLAGTLLGASTRIELSAAGDVQAIHHGSSTLVNQYVPTPHDAMVGGVFLRRHEADGTVASVVLVGGRADGTFTLDDRCARWAGRALGAQYSVTLTLDPDGVFWVWRVDLSAAPTGAAPGPDDGSTYDVVLAQDVALAPEAMSMSNEPYVSQYVVHHVIDAEQAGPVIASRQTMATAPDLPLALTAVVEGAQAYLTDGFSFYGLGAKADGHAAALDSAPWESLVYQYEFAMPTLLGPRLDLSAPRTVHAVTAFVPDYRGELDDALDAVPHLFDRAVALAATTAPTADSAEPADSVPSARSVRSLLVSARLLAGRDLTDDELVGLTATPATPVMTEMTETTETTAADPRTARVLRPETASDGTLLSYFTPEATHVVSRAKELLVERAHGHVLKAGADVTPNANVLSATAYAYGVFASHVVVGNTSANRFVSVQRNHLNLLRSSGVRVLARIDGEWRLLGVPSALVMDLGGLHWVYATEAGRIDVRTIVLSDARGLELRVETEQALDLLVTVDVELGAGRWSATSELDGRALAFTADAGTDVAEHCPDLAYVIATATGRLGDDAVLFSDGRSRETPVVTVRFDAASRASVVLTGDLDGTPAALQVARECLDHPVAVEAELAAHRAYVAAVTRHLHVDGDGRLAELNLLLPWFTQNALVHFLVPHGLEQYSGAAWGTRDVCQGPLELNLAFGHHDTVRDIVLRVFAHQVDDGTLPQWFMLDSYAERYQDDAHGDVVVWPLVALGEYLAATGDTAVLDVAIPFWDGAHRCAGTVPVPVAEHVRRSLDHIRTHRAPGTGLLSYGEGDWDDTLQPAQSSMKEEMASAWTVALLYQATRTLGDLLRGTAHADLAAELGAEADTIVAEFTDRLVIDDVLAGYVVFAPEGPWPVIHPRDDRTGLHYRLIPMTRSIIAGLFTPDQALRHEQLVEEHLHFPDGVRLMDRPAPFHDGITRFFRRGEQAASFGREVGLMYTHAHVRYTQALATLGRDRLVAELLRISPVGQHDRLATSAPRQRNCYFSSSDAAFADRYDAAAHFDRLRDGTVAVRGGWRVYSSGPGIYLRQVVQGAFGIVESPGAVLFDPVLSREDDGTTIRIDLGGVRRTIRYHIEAGNAPVRVEVDGVPVPGVEVAAVYRRGGLRVAAVDLRGSGDGASGVIEVYVGDDRSTLHG; encoded by the coding sequence GTGAGCGTCACGACGGTCCGGCTCGCGGGCACCCTCCTCGGCGCGAGCACGCGCATCGAGCTCTCCGCCGCAGGAGACGTCCAGGCGATCCACCACGGCTCCTCGACCCTGGTGAACCAGTACGTCCCCACGCCGCACGACGCGATGGTGGGTGGGGTGTTCCTGCGTCGCCATGAGGCGGACGGGACGGTCGCGTCCGTCGTCCTGGTGGGCGGACGCGCAGACGGCACGTTCACGCTCGACGACCGGTGCGCTCGATGGGCGGGTCGCGCGCTCGGCGCGCAGTACTCCGTGACGCTCACCCTCGACCCCGACGGAGTGTTCTGGGTGTGGCGTGTCGACCTCTCCGCCGCGCCCACCGGAGCAGCTCCCGGACCCGACGACGGCTCGACGTACGACGTCGTCCTCGCGCAGGACGTCGCACTCGCCCCCGAGGCGATGTCCATGAGCAACGAGCCGTACGTGAGCCAGTACGTCGTGCACCACGTGATCGACGCCGAGCAGGCCGGGCCGGTCATCGCCAGCCGCCAGACGATGGCGACCGCCCCCGACCTCCCGCTCGCGCTGACAGCCGTGGTCGAGGGCGCGCAGGCCTACCTCACCGACGGGTTCTCGTTCTACGGTCTCGGTGCGAAGGCCGACGGCCACGCGGCGGCGCTCGACTCCGCGCCCTGGGAGTCGCTGGTCTACCAGTACGAGTTCGCGATGCCGACCCTGCTCGGGCCGCGTCTCGACCTGAGTGCGCCGCGCACCGTGCACGCCGTGACGGCGTTCGTGCCGGACTACCGCGGCGAGCTCGACGACGCGCTGGACGCCGTGCCGCACCTGTTCGACCGCGCCGTCGCGCTCGCCGCCACGACCGCACCGACGGCAGATTCGGCAGAGCCGGCAGACTCGGTCCCGTCGGCACGCTCGGTACGGTCACTGCTCGTCTCGGCCCGACTGCTCGCCGGTCGGGACCTGACCGACGACGAGCTCGTCGGTCTCACGGCGACGCCAGCGACGCCCGTGATGACGGAGATGACGGAGACGACGGAGACGACGGCGGCGGATCCGAGAACCGCGCGCGTGCTGCGTCCCGAGACCGCGTCCGACGGAACGTTGCTCTCCTACTTCACGCCCGAGGCGACCCACGTCGTGAGCCGGGCCAAGGAGCTCCTCGTCGAGCGCGCGCACGGTCACGTGCTCAAGGCCGGCGCCGACGTGACCCCGAACGCCAACGTGCTGTCGGCGACGGCGTACGCGTACGGCGTCTTCGCGTCGCACGTCGTGGTCGGGAACACCTCCGCCAACCGGTTCGTGTCGGTGCAGCGCAACCACCTCAACCTGCTGCGGTCGAGCGGGGTGCGCGTGCTCGCCCGCATCGACGGCGAGTGGCGGCTGCTCGGCGTCCCGTCCGCCCTGGTCATGGACCTCGGCGGCCTGCACTGGGTCTACGCGACCGAGGCAGGTCGCATCGACGTGCGGACGATCGTGCTGTCCGACGCGCGGGGCCTCGAGCTGCGCGTCGAGACCGAGCAGGCGCTCGACCTGCTGGTGACCGTCGACGTCGAGCTCGGCGCCGGCCGCTGGTCCGCGACGAGCGAGCTCGACGGCCGCGCACTCGCGTTCACGGCCGACGCGGGGACCGACGTCGCCGAGCACTGCCCCGACCTGGCCTACGTGATCGCGACCGCCACGGGCCGGCTCGGCGACGACGCCGTGCTGTTCTCCGATGGCCGTTCGCGCGAGACCCCGGTGGTCACCGTGCGGTTCGACGCGGCGTCGCGCGCATCGGTCGTCCTGACCGGAGATCTCGACGGCACACCGGCTGCGCTCCAGGTCGCCCGCGAGTGCCTTGACCACCCCGTCGCCGTCGAGGCCGAGCTCGCCGCGCACCGCGCCTACGTCGCCGCAGTCACGCGTCATCTGCACGTCGACGGCGACGGCAGGCTCGCCGAGCTCAACCTCCTGCTGCCCTGGTTCACCCAGAACGCGCTCGTGCACTTCCTCGTCCCGCACGGGCTCGAGCAGTACTCCGGTGCGGCGTGGGGGACGCGCGACGTGTGCCAGGGCCCGCTCGAGCTCAACCTGGCGTTCGGGCACCACGACACGGTGCGGGACATCGTGCTGCGCGTCTTCGCCCACCAGGTCGACGACGGCACCCTGCCCCAGTGGTTCATGCTCGACTCCTACGCCGAGCGCTACCAGGACGATGCGCACGGCGACGTCGTCGTGTGGCCCCTCGTCGCGCTGGGGGAGTACCTCGCGGCAACGGGCGACACCGCAGTCCTCGACGTCGCGATCCCGTTCTGGGACGGTGCCCATCGGTGTGCGGGAACCGTCCCGGTCCCGGTCGCCGAGCACGTGCGTCGGTCGCTCGACCACATCCGCACCCACCGCGCACCGGGCACCGGGCTGCTCTCGTACGGCGAGGGCGACTGGGACGACACGCTGCAGCCGGCGCAGTCCTCGATGAAGGAGGAGATGGCCTCGGCGTGGACGGTCGCGCTGCTCTACCAGGCGACGCGGACGCTCGGGGACCTGCTTCGCGGCACGGCGCACGCCGACCTCGCCGCCGAGCTGGGCGCCGAGGCGGACACGATCGTGGCGGAGTTCACCGACCGGCTCGTGATCGACGACGTGCTCGCGGGCTACGTGGTGTTCGCGCCCGAGGGTCCGTGGCCGGTCATCCACCCGAGGGACGACCGCACCGGGTTGCACTACCGACTCATCCCCATGACGCGGTCGATCATCGCCGGCCTGTTCACTCCCGACCAGGCGCTGCGTCACGAGCAGCTCGTCGAGGAGCACCTGCACTTCCCGGACGGCGTCCGGCTGATGGACCGACCCGCACCGTTCCACGACGGGATCACGCGGTTCTTCCGGCGCGGGGAACAGGCGGCGAGCTTCGGCCGCGAGGTCGGGCTCATGTACACGCACGCGCACGTCCGCTACACGCAGGCGCTCGCGACACTCGGTCGGGATCGGCTCGTCGCCGAGCTGCTGAGGATCAGCCCGGTCGGGCAGCACGACCGGCTCGCGACGAGCGCGCCGCGCCAGCGCAACTGCTACTTCTCGTCGTCGGACGCGGCCTTCGCCGACCGCTACGACGCCGCGGCTCACTTCGACCGGCTGCGGGACGGGACCGTCGCGGTCAGGGGCGGCTGGCGCGTGTACTCGAGCGGCCCCGGCATCTACCTCCGGCAGGTCGTCCAGGGTGCGTTCGGGATCGTCGAGAGTCCGGGTGCGGTCCTCTTCGACCCCGTGCTCTCGCGCGAGGACGACGGCACGACGATCCGCATCGATCTCGGCGGGGTCCGCCGGACCATTCGCTACCACATCGAGGCCGGCAACGCCCCGGTGCGCGTCGAGGTCGACGGCGTTCCGGTCCCGGGCGTCGAGGTCGCCGCCGTGTACCGGCGCGGAGGGCTCCGGGTGGCTGCCGTCGACCTTCGGGGCTCGGGTGACGGGGCGTCAGGTGTCATCGAGGTCTACGTGGGCGACGATCGCAGCACGCTCCACGGGTGA
- a CDS encoding glycoside hydrolase family 1 protein: MLHFPEGFRWGSATAAHQIEGNNVNTDWWAREHAPGTTIAEPSGDACDSYHRFREDMQILADVGLGTYRFSLEWARIEPEKGFVSRAELDHYRRMVDTARELGIEPMVTLHHFTIPRWFDAEGGWFAPDAVDRFTRFTESVLPVLDGVELICTINEPNMVAMFAGDDSAPTEPATLQAFGQPAPNPRVADVLLAAHRSAREVLAAAGPFRSGWTVATQDFQPEPGCEELTRAYGYPRDAWFLEAARGDDWVGVQAYTRTKIGPDGPLPIPADAEKTLTGWEYYPRALEDGVRLAHAMAPGVPVFVTENGIATADDSRRIAYTRGALTGLHAAMADGIQVEGYLYWSLLDNYEWGSFAPTFGLVAVDRRTFLRTAKPSSRWLGEVARANALESSA; encoded by the coding sequence ATGCTGCACTTCCCCGAGGGGTTCCGGTGGGGGTCCGCGACAGCGGCCCACCAGATCGAGGGCAACAACGTCAACACCGACTGGTGGGCGCGTGAGCACGCCCCCGGCACGACGATCGCGGAGCCGAGCGGCGACGCGTGCGACAGCTACCACCGCTTCCGTGAGGACATGCAGATCCTGGCCGACGTCGGACTCGGCACGTACCGGTTCTCACTCGAGTGGGCGCGGATCGAGCCCGAGAAGGGCTTCGTGTCCCGCGCCGAGCTCGACCACTACCGGCGGATGGTCGACACCGCGCGTGAGCTCGGCATCGAGCCGATGGTCACGCTGCACCACTTCACGATCCCGCGCTGGTTCGATGCCGAGGGTGGCTGGTTCGCGCCCGACGCGGTCGACAGGTTCACACGCTTCACCGAGTCCGTGCTGCCCGTGCTCGACGGCGTCGAGCTGATCTGCACGATCAACGAGCCCAACATGGTCGCGATGTTCGCGGGCGACGACTCCGCGCCCACCGAGCCGGCGACGCTGCAGGCATTCGGCCAGCCCGCGCCGAACCCTCGCGTCGCCGACGTGCTGCTCGCCGCCCACCGGTCCGCGCGCGAGGTGCTCGCCGCCGCGGGCCCGTTCCGCTCAGGCTGGACCGTCGCGACGCAGGACTTCCAGCCGGAGCCCGGCTGTGAGGAGCTCACCCGCGCCTACGGCTACCCGCGCGACGCGTGGTTCCTCGAGGCCGCCCGCGGCGACGACTGGGTCGGTGTGCAGGCCTACACGCGGACCAAGATCGGACCCGACGGTCCGCTGCCCATCCCGGCCGACGCGGAGAAGACGCTCACCGGGTGGGAGTACTACCCGCGTGCGCTCGAGGACGGTGTCCGGCTCGCCCACGCGATGGCGCCCGGTGTCCCGGTCTTCGTCACCGAGAACGGCATCGCGACCGCCGACGACTCCCGCCGGATCGCCTACACGCGCGGTGCGCTCACCGGCCTGCACGCGGCGATGGCCGACGGGATCCAGGTCGAGGGATACCTCTACTGGAGCCTGCTCGACAACTACGAGTGGGGCTCGTTCGCGCCGACCTTCGGGCTCGTGGCGGTCGACCGTCGGACCTTCCTGCGTACGGCGAAGCCGAGCAGCCGCTGGCTCGGCGAGGTCGCGCGCGCCAATGCGCTCGAGAGCTCCGCGTGA
- a CDS encoding ABC transporter permease translates to MTTQAMLPEPTGGPRRDIGSTDVPALKGPASPWRVLTRAVATIWSNKKARLGVVVLGVFVLLAVFAPLIAPYGASQNGFGRNEPGSAAHWFGTTAAGEDVLSQVIFGARISVVVGFLAGALSTLVAVLVGLSWGYVRGPLADVINFVVNLFLVIPGLPLMIVVAAYLQGGGLAMIIFVVVITGWAWGARVLRSQTQSLRGRDFVTAAQFAGEGSWRIVFREILPNMTSLIAGSFFGAATAAILAEAGLSFLGIGDTTMVSWGSMLFWAQNSNAILTGQWVLLFAPGLCIALLATSLTLINFGVDGLSNPRLREGAGR, encoded by the coding sequence ATGACGACGCAAGCGATGCTTCCCGAACCGACCGGTGGCCCCCGACGCGACATCGGATCGACCGACGTCCCTGCGCTGAAGGGCCCGGCGTCCCCGTGGCGCGTCCTCACCCGGGCCGTCGCGACCATCTGGAGCAACAAGAAGGCTCGCCTCGGGGTCGTGGTCCTCGGCGTCTTCGTCCTGCTCGCGGTGTTCGCGCCGCTCATCGCCCCCTACGGTGCGTCCCAGAACGGCTTCGGGCGCAACGAGCCAGGCAGCGCTGCGCACTGGTTCGGGACGACCGCGGCGGGCGAGGACGTGCTGTCCCAGGTCATCTTCGGCGCGCGGATCTCGGTGGTCGTCGGCTTCCTCGCGGGAGCGCTGTCGACCCTCGTCGCGGTGCTCGTCGGGCTCTCGTGGGGCTACGTCCGCGGGCCGCTCGCCGATGTCATCAACTTCGTCGTCAACCTCTTCCTGGTGATCCCGGGGCTGCCGCTCATGATCGTCGTCGCGGCCTACCTGCAAGGCGGCGGGTTGGCGATGATCATCTTCGTCGTCGTCATCACCGGCTGGGCCTGGGGTGCGCGCGTCCTGCGCTCGCAGACCCAGTCGCTGCGCGGACGTGACTTCGTGACCGCCGCGCAGTTCGCCGGTGAGGGCTCCTGGCGGATCGTCTTCCGCGAGATCCTGCCGAACATGACCTCCCTCATCGCCGGGAGCTTCTTCGGTGCCGCGACCGCCGCGATCCTCGCCGAGGCCGGGCTGTCGTTCCTCGGGATCGGGGACACCACGATGGTGAGCTGGGGCTCGATGCTCTTCTGGGCCCAGAACTCCAACGCGATCCTGACCGGTCAGTGGGTGCTGCTCTTCGCGCCCGGGCTGTGCATCGCGCTGCTCGCGACCTCACTCACCCTCATCAACTTCGGGGTCGACGGACTGTCGAACCCTCGACTGCGGGAAGGAGCGGGTCGATGA
- a CDS encoding ABC transporter permease: protein MRYILRKLGLLVLTAWAAITLNFLLPRLMPGSPADAALAKLSQAGPVSPATRAAIEAQLGVPTGNIWSQYMQYLGNVVHLDFGVSYTFFPQSVSSLVTSALPWTLVMVGLVTILAFVIGTLVGVLAAWKRGTWLDALPTLSGTFTSAFPYFWTALLLVFFLGYVLRWFPTSGAYGASASPNLSGSFFLDAAYHAILPALTILITSLGGWILGMRNTMINTLGDDYVTFAEANGLRSRTVALRYAARNAILPSLTGFGLALGGVVGGSLLVERVFNYPGVGYLLYNAVTNQDYPLMQALFLMITISVLMANFIVDILYGFLDPRTRR from the coding sequence GTGCGGTACATCCTGCGCAAGCTCGGTCTGCTGGTCCTCACGGCGTGGGCCGCGATCACCCTGAACTTCCTGCTCCCTCGACTCATGCCGGGTTCGCCGGCCGACGCGGCCCTCGCGAAGCTCTCCCAGGCAGGGCCCGTGAGCCCCGCGACGAGGGCCGCGATCGAGGCCCAGCTCGGCGTGCCGACCGGCAACATCTGGTCCCAGTACATGCAGTACCTGGGCAACGTCGTTCACCTCGACTTCGGGGTCTCCTACACGTTCTTCCCCCAGAGCGTCTCGTCACTCGTGACCTCGGCGCTGCCCTGGACGCTCGTCATGGTCGGCCTCGTCACGATCCTCGCGTTCGTCATCGGGACGCTCGTCGGGGTGCTCGCCGCCTGGAAGCGCGGCACGTGGCTCGATGCGCTGCCCACCCTCAGTGGGACGTTCACCTCGGCGTTCCCGTACTTCTGGACCGCGCTGCTGCTCGTGTTCTTCCTCGGCTACGTGCTGAGGTGGTTCCCGACGTCCGGCGCCTACGGCGCGTCGGCCTCGCCGAACCTCAGCGGCTCGTTCTTCCTCGACGCGGCCTACCACGCGATCCTGCCGGCGCTGACGATCCTCATCACGTCGCTCGGGGGCTGGATCCTCGGGATGCGCAACACCATGATCAACACGCTCGGTGACGACTACGTGACGTTCGCGGAGGCCAACGGCCTGCGAAGCCGCACCGTCGCCCTGCGGTACGCCGCGCGCAACGCGATCCTGCCGAGCCTGACCGGCTTCGGCCTCGCGCTCGGTGGCGTCGTGGGCGGGTCGCTGCTCGTCGAGCGGGTCTTCAACTACCCCGGGGTGGGCTACCTGCTCTACAACGCCGTGACCAACCAGGACTACCCCTTGATGCAAGCCCTGTTCCTGATGATCACCATCAGCGTCCTGATGGCGAACTTCATCGTCGACATCCTGTACGGCTTCCTGGACCCGAGGACACGGCGATGA